From Rutidosis leptorrhynchoides isolate AG116_Rl617_1_P2 unplaced genomic scaffold, CSIRO_AGI_Rlap_v1 contig93, whole genome shotgun sequence, one genomic window encodes:
- the LOC139885291 gene encoding auxin-induced protein 15A-like produces MAIRLPGVKSILRKSPFHVPKGYLAVYVGENGSKKKRFVVPISVLNEPSFQDLLWKAEDEYGFQHPKGGLTIPCKEDIFITMTSQLNIF; encoded by the coding sequence ATGGCTATCCGTTTACCTGGTGTTAAAAGTATCCTCCGAAAATCACCATTCCATGTTCCTAAAGGCTATCTAGCTGTATACGTTGGCGAAAATGGAAGTAAAAAGAAGAGATTTGTTGTTCCAATCTCAGTTTTAAACGAACCATCGTTTCAAGATCTACTATGGAAAGCCGAAGATGAATACGGATTTCAACATCCAAAGGGTGGCCTCACAATTCCCTGCAAAGAAGACATATTCATCACCATGACATCTCAGTTGAACATATTTTAA
- the LOC139885282 gene encoding auxin-induced protein 15A-like, translated as MGFRLPGIINGKQKLQCSSSRGSSADVPKGYLAVYVGENQMKRVVIPISYLNHPEFQILLSESEQEFGFDHPMGGLTIPCREDIFRDLISRINGSS; from the coding sequence ATGGGTTTTCGTTTGCCTGGAATCATTAATGGAAAGCAAAAGCTTCAATGTTCTTCATCCAGAGGAAGTTCTGCAGATGTTCCTAAAGGTTATCTAGCTGTTTATGTCGGAGAAAACCAGATGAAGAGGGTTGTAATCCCCATATCCTACTTGAATCATCCTGAATTCCAGATTTTACTAAGCGAATCTGAACAAGAATTTGGATTTGATCATCCTATGGGTGGTCTTACAATCCCTTGCAGAGAAGATATTTTCAGGGATTTGATTTCTCGCATAAATGGTTCAAGTTGA
- the LOC139885292 gene encoding auxin-responsive protein SAUR21-like yields MAIRFPRVMQAKTILRKSNLFSNIAGSESSNVPKGYLAVYAGEIERTRFVVPISFLNEPSFQELLCKSEEEFGFQHPMGGLTIPCSQDIFINMTSHLNVF; encoded by the coding sequence ATGGCAATCCGTTTTCCTCGTGTTATGCAAGCTAAAACCATCCTCCGAAAGTCAAATTTGTTCTCAAATATAGCTGGCTCGGAATCTTCAAATGTTCCTAAAGGCTACCTAGCTGTATATGCTGGAGAAATTGAAAGGACGAGATTTGTTGTTCCGATCTCATTTTTGAATGAGCCTTCTTTTCAAGAATTATTATGCAAGTCCGAAGAAGAATTTGGATTTCAACATCCCATGGGAGGTCTCACAATCCCCTGCAGCCAAGATATTTTCATCAACATGACTTCTCACTTGAATGTATTTTGA
- the LOC139885295 gene encoding protein trichome birefringence-like 1 has translation MLEKLRGKRVIFVGDSLNRNQFESLSCLLYTALPSAQAKLAASRAHFRVKLIFFFLHTRKVTPCCFGINRRASFFCLQEYDFTLELHWSPFLIQLEPNYANGSKTLRLDTISDTAKKWKGADVMVFNSGHWWTHHGNFRLWDSYEYNGKVVDEMEIESAYAAALQTWAHWIDTNVDSSKTKVFFRSISPVHSGIQACVSKTKPLTGDEYLNVHTYPNAMKQVLERTIEGMKTPIKYLNITKLSQFRADAHPGYYMRSKRRMLRSRRKHKKSKTETLTIPEQPKSEIISKQPQPISKQTYIPAADCNHWCLPGLPDTWNNLLYASILFDS, from the exons ATGCTAGAGAAACTTAGAGGGAAGAGAGTGATATTCGTCGGAGATTCACTCAATAGAAACCAATTCGAATCTCTGTCTTGTCTTCTTTACACAGCCCTGCCATCTGCTCAAGCTAAACTTGCAGCCTCGCGTGCACATTTTAGAGTAAAGCTAATTTTTTTCTTTTTGCATACACGTAAGGTAACTCCATGTTGTTTCGGGATTAACAGGAGAGCTTCATTTTTCTGTTTGCAGGAATATGATTTTACTCTTGAACTGCATTGGAGCCCATTCTTAATACAATTGGAACCCAACTATGCAAATGGCAGTAAGACTTTGAGGCTCGACACGATTTCAGATACTGCAAAGAAATGGAAAGGTGCTGACGTAATGGTGTTCAATTCAGGACATTGGTGGACGCATCACGGAAACTTTAGATT GTGGGACAGTTATGAGTACAATGGAAAAGTGGTTGATGAAATGGAGATAGAATCTGCATATGCTGCTGCGCTACAAACCTGGGCCCACTGGATAGATACTAATGTCGACAGTAGCAAAACTAAAGTCTTTTTCAGGAGCATATCGCCTGTTCATTCAGGAATTCAGGCATGCGTGAGCAAAACAAAGCCGTTGACCGGCGACGAGTACTTAAACGTACATACATATCCTAATGCAATGAAACAAGTTCTCGAGAGAACAATTGAAGGCATGAAGACACCTATTAAATACTTGAACATCACAAAGCTTTCTCAATTCCGTGCAGATGCCCATCCTGGATATTATATGAGGTCCAAGAGGAGAATGCTGAGGTCAAGACGGAAACATAAGAAATCGAAAACCGAGACGTTGACAATTCCTGAACAGCCTAAATCAGAGATTATATCGAAGCAACCACAGCCAATCTCTAAGCAGACTTATATTCCAGCAGCTGATTGCAACCACTGGTGTTTGCCTGGATTACCAGATACATGGAACAATCTATTATATGCATCCATATTGTTTGACAGCTAG